Part of the Pseudomonas baltica genome is shown below.
CGCATGCACGTCGATCGCCTGCAACACCTGACCGCCGGAAACATTACGCGCCAGCGGATGGTGGCCGGCGGCATAGCTGGGTGCCTCGCGCAGATCCAGCACGTACAGGGTGCGTTGCGGGTCGGCTTGCCAGCGCTGCAATAGTTCGGCGGACAGCAGCGTGGTGGGCGTCTGCCCCTCCCATTGGCGGGCCGCGTGTTCAGCCCAGGCCAAGGCATCGGTGCTGGGTTGGGCGTGGGCGCCGATCGCGCCATATTGCAGATCGATGCCATCCAGGCGCAGGCCGCCGGTGCCGTTGCGCAGGGAGAATACCGGGTTGGGCACGCCGGCGCTGATCAGCGCCTGGGCGCCGACTATGCTGCGGGTACGGCCACCGCAGCTGACCACCAGCGTGGTGCGCGGGTTGGGGGCGATGTCGCGCACGTTGCGGATCAGTTCGGCGCCCGGCACCGACAGCGCGCCGGGCACGGTGCTGTGGTGGTATTCCTCATAGGGGCGGCTGTCGAGCACCAGGATGTCTTCGCCGCGGGATTGGCGGGCGAACAGCTCGGTGGCGCAGATGGCCGGGGTGCCGAAATCATGCTCGATCCGTTCGGCGAAGGCTTTGCTGCGCACGTTGAAACCGTCGTACAGCGTTAGCCCCGCCGCCTGCCAGCCCTGGATACCGCCATCGAGAATGCTCAGATCGCTGTAGCCCAGTTGCCGCAAGCGCTGCACCGCCTGCTCGGCCAGTTCGCCGTGGTGGTCGACGATGACGATGGGGGTTTGCAGGCGTGGCAAGGCCGTGGCCACGCTGAGTTCCAGGCGCTGCAGGGGCAGGTTGGTGGACAGCAGGATCAGTTGTTCGGCATAGGCGTGTTGCTCGCGCACATCGATCACGGCGATTTCGCCCTGGCCCTGGCTGGCGGCGCGCACGCGGTCGGCCAGGTTGGTGGTGCTGATCAAAGGGGTCGGGGAGGTCACAGGCGTCAAACTCCAAACGTTGGCTATTCAGTGATCTGTAGCGAGGCGCGCGCGGCATGCTTGGGAATTGCGCTGGCGCATCTGTGCCGGCTGGGATTTTCTAAGGGCGAGGTTAACGGCGCTGCAACCTTTCTGTCCAAGGCCTGTGCAGCATAAGAGCCAACAAAAAGTTCGGATGCTGACTGGCGCTCCAGACGATCCAGGGTGCCGTTAGCGCATGCCATCGAGCGGCATCCGTTGTTCGCAAAAAAGATCGATGCCATACGGCGCTCCAAAACGTGACCTGGGCTACAAAAAGGCCATTTGCTCACAGCCGCCACTGAACGTATCCCCCATAACTCGGTCCGATCCAACTCAAGAGACCGCGCTTGCGGCGTCTGGATCGGG
Proteins encoded:
- a CDS encoding rhodanese-like domain-containing protein, whose amino-acid sequence is MTSPTPLISTTNLADRVRAASQGQGEIAVIDVREQHAYAEQLILLSTNLPLQRLELSVATALPRLQTPIVIVDHHGELAEQAVQRLRQLGYSDLSILDGGIQGWQAAGLTLYDGFNVRSKAFAERIEHDFGTPAICATELFARQSRGEDILVLDSRPYEEYHHSTVPGALSVPGAELIRNVRDIAPNPRTTLVVSCGGRTRSIVGAQALISAGVPNPVFSLRNGTGGLRLDGIDLQYGAIGAHAQPSTDALAWAEHAARQWEGQTPTTLLSAELLQRWQADPQRTLYVLDLREAPSYAAGHHPLARNVSGGQVLQAIDVHAPVWNARIVLIDDASLVRARQTAFWLAQLGSFEVGIIAHNELPEAHVQGAPPAAVRQARQAQIIVLEAAQLASALQADNERARPTVIDLSLSPAYRKAHIPGSQWALRSQLPELLESFSADQPLVLTCEDGRLSRVAAEYLVAESPERVSRLFALAGGNLAWQAAGLPTMASQINGPADVAHFVDVWTPPQQTIGDMLGAVKKYLNWEVDLLDQLARDPLNDVIIRGLLVPSRAGA